In the Roseovarius indicus genome, AAAGCGTATTCCGAGCAGCCCGTGCGCCACTGGCACGATCTGGTCCGGGTGGCTGATGTGGTCAGGCCCATGATGGGTATTTCCCCGTCCGCGTGGGACGAGGCGAAACGCTATATGGGTCCCGAAGAAGCGTCTGTTGTGATCGTTGCAATGCTTGAACGGTTTGCGGATATCCGATCACCTGGAGGCTACTTGAGAACCCTATCTTCAAAGGCAGCAATTGGGGAGTTCTCCTGCGGTCCGATGATCATGGCCTTGATGCGGCGGGATGCTGCATGATGAGTTCACAGCTGTGAACTCGGCTGACAAGTAGGATAGCTCGGGATAGTTCACAGTTGTGAACTTCTTTCCAACACGGTCAGAGGCTGCGCTCGCGGACTTGGCCAGAAACAGGGTCCTTCGGTTGCCAGTCACGCCGGCAGGTCACCATCGCCAAACAGGTTAGGGAAAAGACGTTCCCGGTAGTCCAACGGAAACGCCAACCGCACCGAAGTCTTCGGAGATGCGGAGGTCAGGTATCCGGCGGCAGTCAGTTTACTCAGTGTGTTGCGAGCAGTACGCTCGGACGTCTTGAGCACAATCTGCGCGTCGCCTCGTTCCAGTGCGCCATGCCGAAGTACCGCCGAGATCAGTTCCGGCGCACGCTTGTCATCGATGGTATCTGCAACAAGACGACGATACCGTTGGTCCAGTCCGCCGAGATCGAACAATCTTGCTGAGAAGATGATCTGATCGAGCGTCACCTTTAGGAACCATTCACTGAACGTCCTCAGTGCCGCTTCTGACAGGTTCCCCCGTCCGTCGCGGTCTCCGCGGCGTGGACTGTCGGCCAGATCCATCATCCGGTTGTACTCGCCCCGATCGGTTAGCCCGCGCGCTAGCCCACGCGATACGGACCAAAGTCCTTGGCCTCCAATCCCCGCTGTGAGGGCCATGGCATGAGACATCAGTCTGCTGACACGGCCGTTGCCATCCGGGAAAGGGTGGATGTAGTTCAGACGGTGATGTGCAGACGCGATCGCGATGATCCGTCCGCTCGAAGACCGCGCCGCAATCTGAAACCGTTTGTCGAAGTGATCCATGAATGCTGCGACGCGCGACGATGAAGGAGGTAGGTGGCGCCCTACCGCAACTTCCCGATCGTCATCTTGGCGCATACGACCCGGAACGATGGGCTCTTGCGTGCCGTCGGGATGTTCGATGACCCGAAACTCATCAGGCATCTCGTCGTAGAAGCTCTTATGGACCCAAGTCAGGAAGTCGACGGATGTGGCGCGGGGCAGGGTCCCCTTGCAATGCATCTCGTCGATGGCTCGTTGAACGATGACGTGCGCCCTGGCCTCAAGGGCGAGAGGGCGGGTTTCTTCCTCAAGCTCGGCGCCCGCCAGTGCCTTTTCGATGTCGCGGGGGCGCGTGTTGTGTCCTTCTATCAGGTTGGAATAGTAGCAGTTCATCACGCGGACGAGATCGGCAAGCTCAGCTGCGCTGTCAGGATGCAGCCCTTGTCCCAGCCCGGTGGCTTCCCTCTGGATGTCGACCGAAAGGTCTGCCAATTCTGTAGGAATATGCTCCTCGAAGAAGCAGGGTTCGATTCTGGCGGGTGTTTCCAGCATTTTTGCCGATCTTCTATGTTTGCAAAGTAATTGAAAAGCATACACATTTCGTATTTGCAAGCAAGGTTTTGCCGATATGTGTTGCCGATCTTGGGCGCCGATCTAGAATTGATGCATGAAATCAATAGCTTCGGCAGATGTGCCGGGCTTTCAGTTTTGTTGTGTGCCCAAAGGGCCTAGGAAAAGAGAAAGTGTTCTTCGGGTTTTGTGACTGACGGATGAGGGCTTTTGGGGTCCCTCGGATGGGTCCGGGCAGGGTTCCGGTCTGCCGTTCCTGATAAAGGGCATTCCCATGCAAACAGGTGTCTTGCGCGTGTTACGCGCGACCGCTGCCTCGTGGTGGCGGCATAGAGAGCTGCGCCGAACTGGCCAGACGTTGCTGGCACAGCGGCTCGAACGCCAGACCGTCCTGCGTGATCTCGGCTATCTCAGACAGGCGGCGACATTGCCGAATGCCCATGTGTTCTGCGGAGAGGGGGGCACGTTCATCCATCTCGGTTGGACCATCGTGT is a window encoding:
- a CDS encoding Fic family protein — protein: MLETPARIEPCFFEEHIPTELADLSVDIQREATGLGQGLHPDSAAELADLVRVMNCYYSNLIEGHNTRPRDIEKALAGAELEEETRPLALEARAHVIVQRAIDEMHCKGTLPRATSVDFLTWVHKSFYDEMPDEFRVIEHPDGTQEPIVPGRMRQDDDREVAVGRHLPPSSSRVAAFMDHFDKRFQIAARSSSGRIIAIASAHHRLNYIHPFPDGNGRVSRLMSHAMALTAGIGGQGLWSVSRGLARGLTDRGEYNRMMDLADSPRRGDRDGRGNLSEAALRTFSEWFLKVTLDQIIFSARLFDLGGLDQRYRRLVADTIDDKRAPELISAVLRHGALERGDAQIVLKTSERTARNTLSKLTAAGYLTSASPKTSVRLAFPLDYRERLFPNLFGDGDLPA